The Halodesulfovibrio marinisediminis DSM 17456 genomic interval AGGTGGACTAGACGCAGGCGTAGATGCACACTTCGGCCATTGCCAGATGTACACTCTTGTTTCCGTAGAAGACGGTAACATTGCTAATGTGGAAGTTATTCCTAATATCCCGCATGAGCAGGGTGGTTGCATGGCTCCTGTAAATTATCTTGCAGAGCACAAAGTGCAGGCAATCATTTCCGGCGGTATGGGTATGCGCCCTCTGATGGGCTTCCGTCAGGTTGGTATTGACGTTCTGCACGGCAACGGTGCAGCAAGCGTTCAGGATGCAGTAAGCGCATTTATCGCTGGCTCCCTGCCACGCTTCT includes:
- a CDS encoding NifB/NifX family molybdenum-iron cluster-binding protein; this translates as MSSILVAVPSAAPGGLDAGVDAHFGHCQMYTLVSVEDGNIANVEVIPNIPHEQGGCMAPVNYLAEHKVQAIISGGMGMRPLMGFRQVGIDVLHGNGAASVQDAVSAFIAGSLPRFSQEFTCGGGSSHGCGNH